GCGCAGCGCTCGGCGTTGCACGGGCGGCTCGCGCGGCGGAGCAGGAGTTGGTTTGCGTGCAATGCCCGAAAAGTAGCGTCCGACCAGAGCGGAGGTTCGGTCAAAATCGAGGTCGCCCACCAGCGCAATGACGCTGTTGTTGGGCGCATAGTGGGAGCGATAGAATTTCATCGCTTGATTGTAGTTTAAGAATTGGATGCTGGCCATCGGCCCGATGACCGGACGGGCATAGGGATGTTCCGGTCCGTAAGCCTCGATCAGGAATTTTTCGAGCAGCGCGCGCGCGCCAACATTTTCAACGCGCATGCGCCGTTCTTCAGTGACGACAGTTCGTTCTACATAGAAATCTCGCAGCGTTGAATTCTGCATGCGATCCGACTCCAGCCGCGCCCATACCTCGAGGCGGTTGGCGGGCAATTGCACCTGGTAGTTGGTAAGATCGGCGGTGGTGTAGGCGTTGTAGCCGCGCGAGCCGTTCTGGCCGTAGAGCTGCGAGTCTTCTTCGGGCAAGATGAACTGTCGCGCCATGCCATTGATCATGGCCAGGCGTCGCCGCCAGATGACAATCTGCGTCTGCGCCTCGCGATAGGCCGCATCATCGCCGCGACCTTGCGCTGCCAGCGCCCGGCGACGCCAGTCATCCAGGCGGTTGGCAAAGCTAACGCCAACTTCCAGGTATTTCTGCTCGCGCTGCCAGTCGCGGGTGCCTACCAGGTGCGTTCCTTTGAACAGCATATGCTCCAGCATATGTGCAATGCCGGAGCTGGCATCATCCTCGTCCGCCGAACCGGCGCGTACCTTGAGGTAGCAGGCGACAGTCGGAGCGTAATCCTGCTTCATCATGATCAGCCGCAGACCGTTGGGATACTGGACGCGACGGATACGAGCTTCCAGCAGCCGAAAGACGCTTTGTAAACTGTCATCCTCGGCGGCGGCGCTGCTTGCTGGCGAAAAAAACAGGGCCAGGAGCAGAACTGCAAGGCAGCGTCGTAGTAGAAGCTTCATACTCGGTCACATTGCAATGCGTTGAGGTCGGCGGCGATTGTTTTCCCTGTACTGCGCGCCGCGCTTCAGCGGCGGGCTCTAGCGGGAAATGTACTTGCCGGAGCGGGGCCGGCGCCAACCCTGTCCGAGTCGGTTTTTGCCGACAGACCCCGGGCCAGTAGCTCAGTCGGTTAGAGCACTTCTCTGATAAGGAAGGGGTCGGAAGTTCGAGTCTTCCCTGGCCCACACAAGCGCAGCGCAACTTCAAGCGCGCGCTGCATTTTCCGTACTGCGGTCCAGGTCCATTTCCGCCAGATACCAATCCAGTTCGATAGCCAGTCCGTGCCCCCGCTCATCCCGGCCAAAGCGCACATGGGCGCCGGCCGCGCGGGCCAGATTGCGTATGGCGCGCAGTCCGGCGCCGCGCTGCGGCTCTTCGCTGCCTGCGGTGCGTACCAATCCCTCGCCATTATCAACAATCCGAAAGCGCAGGCGATCGCCCTCGCGTTCCATGGCAATCATCAGCGCTGTCGCCTGGCTGTGCAACACGACGTTATCCAGCGCCTCCTGGCTGAGCCAGTAGAGATTGCGAAATCCGCCGCCAATGCGCGTCGCCAGTTCGCCAAGCGCCGCCTTATCCAGTTGCAGCTGCAGTTGCAGGCCGGCTGCCGCTCTGGCCTGTTCGCCCAGCGTCTCCATCCACTTCTGAAATAGTTTTTCGTGCGGGCCTTCGCCGATCAGCGCCGGCAGCGGCAACGAACTCTGGGCTTCAATCTCTTTGAGGATATCCGCCGGCAGCGCTTCGCCTTCGGGGCTGGACTTGATGCGCTTCAGCGTGCTGTCCGCCAATCGGCGCAAAGCCCCGGCGGCGCGCGCAAAGCGACGATCACGGTAACTGATCGCTTCGCGAAAGTGCTGGATGCGACTGCGATGTAGCTGCAGTTCGGCGCGATGCTGTTCGTAGCGCAAGGCCACAGCAAAAAGCGGTGAAGCGCCAGCCAGCACGCGCATCGTCTGGGCGTCGGTTGGATCGGCGCCGGCAAAGGCAATCGTAATCAGGCCAACGGACTCCTCGCCCTCCAGCAGCGGCAGAAAGACAAATCCGCCAGCTTGAGTTCTGTCCGCTCCAGATGTCGCGCTCAGCCATGCGGCCAGCTCGCCCGGCAGGTCCGGCTCTGAAATCTCCTCGGTCGGCTGAAATTGTAGCGGCTTCAAACCGGTCAGGGCCTGGCCAAATACAGTTTCGCGCAGTGCAAGGGCCGGGGCGCCTTGCGTCTCCAGCGGCAGTCCTTCAAGCAGGGCGCGTTCCAGGCGCAGGGTGGAGCCGCCGGCAAAGCTGAAGACCAGAATACGACGCACCTCGCCGGATGCCGCAATCTGGTCAGAGAGCGTTTGCAATTTCTGATCGAGTCCTGGCTGGTTGGCAATGGCATCGGTCAGTTGTGCCAGACGACGGCCTTCCTCCTGCGAGCCCTGGATACGCAATTGAGCCTGCTGCAATTCTTCGTTGAGTTTTCTTTCGCGACTTTGCATATCGCCAAGCTCGCTGCGCAGCGACTGTATCTCGCGGCGCGCCCCGCTGAAATTTGATTCAAGTTCGCGGATGCGCTGCTGCTCCTCGCTGATGCGCGAATTCAGCCCGCGAATCTCCTCCTGCAATTGAGCAATATTCTGTTCCAGGCGCGCCTCGCGCTCGCGGCGAATGCCAATCTCGCTGCGCAACTTGCCTTCTT
This genomic stretch from Leptospirales bacterium harbors:
- a CDS encoding insulinase family protein, whose product is MKLLLRRCLAVLLLALFFSPASSAAAEDDSLQSVFRLLEARIRRVQYPNGLRLIMMKQDYAPTVACYLKVRAGSADEDDASSGIAHMLEHMLFKGTHLVGTRDWQREQKYLEVGVSFANRLDDWRRRALAAQGRGDDAAYREAQTQIVIWRRRLAMINGMARQFILPEEDSQLYGQNGSRGYNAYTTADLTNYQVQLPANRLEVWARLESDRMQNSTLRDFYVERTVVTEERRMRVENVGARALLEKFLIEAYGPEHPYARPVIGPMASIQFLNYNQAMKFYRSHYAPNNSVIALVGDLDFDRTSALVGRYFSGIARKPTPAPPREPPVQRRALRVELRKEGSPEYMLGWFKPPLPDPDHLNLEVLSAILSGGQDSRLYQRLVVQDELAADVGVWTDYPGERYTNLFMIDVTPAPGADYERIQAAILDELQRVVRDGIRSEELEKVRSSMRAAFLYKLRNIDDLADTLSYYEILTGDYHTLFDFYGRIDSLSVADIQSAAARYLRADQAMSARLLPPESSQSQPASEEEAP